CCGGTCGGCGACTTCGGAGAACAGCGAAAAGTTGGTCCCGGCACCGTCGTAGGTGGCGCCAAGCGGAAATGGGGCCCCGGGCCACACCGTCACCAGCTCGGGCGAGCCGTCCGCGCCGTCATATGAACTCTCGTTCCCACGCTCCGTCGACGACATCACTCGACCCTATCGGTGTCCGCTGTCCTGGGAGGCTTGTCACCACCAACCGGTGATCGCCGCGATCTGCCGCCCGAGTTCGGGCGCCAGAGTCCGCATGTAGGTCGGCGTCAGGTGGTGAGGATCTCGGTAGATCAACACGTTTCCCTCAACCGCCCGGCAGGTGTCGGGCCGGCAGATCGCGTCCGACAAGTCGATGGGCTTCAGCAGCGGGAACTGCGCGACGAAGTCCAGGGTGCCGTTGTGGTCGGACAGCAGATCGGACCGCTTGACCCCGCAGGACTCCGAATTGCCGGCCTTGGCCAGGCAGTCCGCGGGATTGAAGGGTTGTCCGTCCTTGACCAGCCACGGCGTATCCCGGACCCCGAGGATGGGAATGTTGTTGTCGGACAACGTTTGCCAGATCCCGATGTAGGTGGCTGGCATCACGTCCCCGGACCTGATGTTCCAGGGCCGGGTCGACGTGGTGAACACGTAGTCGGGTCGATCGGTGACCAGCTTGGCCATCGTCGTCTCGACCCACTGCCGGCATTGGGGATAGGGCGCGTTGTTGCCCATGATCAGCGGCACCTGTTCGGTGGACAACGCGCAGCCCATCTTGAGGTAGGTCACCACTTTGAAGTGGTGCAGCCGACCGAGCAGGTCCAGTGCGGGAAGCCAATGTTCGGCATGCGATCCGCCCGCCAGCGCGATGGTCCGGGGCGCATCGTTGTCGCCGTAGGTGCAGTTCACCACGGTCGGGTTGACGAAGTCGCTGATGCACCCGTCCCGGGTGGAGGCGGGAAGATCTTCCTTGACTTCCAGCACGGTTGGCCGCATCCGGAGTTTCGGCACCCGCACGTGGTTCACCAAGGCTCGCGCGCCCGGGTAGTCGGCGGCGCTGAGTCCGCTGAGTTCTTTGCCGCCGGCGCGTTCGGCGACCAGGTGTTCGCGCCAGGTGAACGACGTCGCGGTCAGCGTGACACCCAGCAGCGCCACCACCGATCCCAGCGCGATCGTCGGCCGCCGCCACCGCAGTCGCCAGGGCACCGGCGCGGCCGGTGCCGTAGTTGCCCGGTAGCGCAACGGGTCTTCGACGTGCCGGGTGGTCAGGTACGCCAGCACGCCCGACACCAGCAGCACGCCGAGACCCTCGAAGAAGTTGGCTTGGCGATGGCCGGTGTAGGAGAGCCAGAAGATCAACAGCGGCCAGTGCCACAGGTACAGGGAATAGGCCATCGCGCCCAGCGTCACCAGCGGCCCGACCGCCAACACACGGTTGGGCAGGGGCATCCGGCCGCGTGTGGCCGGGTCGGCGGCCATGTTGGCCCCGGCCATGATCATCAGCATCGCGGCGCCGACCGGCACCAGCGCCCACGGGCCGGGGAACTCCTGCACGCCGTTGATCAGGGCACCGCAGGACAGGATCGCCGCCAGCGCCACCGTGGCGACCACCGTCCGCAGCCACATCGGCCAGCGGATGTACGGGATCACGGCGCCTACCAGCGCGCCCAGCAGCAGTTCCCACGCTCGCGCGAAGCTGTTGTAGTACGCGGTCGCCTGGTAGGCGTGGTGGGCGATGATCGCGTACCCGAACGACGCGACCGTCAGTGCACTGAGCAGCACCACGAACGCTGTGCGCACGTGCTTGCCAAGAAGCCGGCCCAGGTAGGCGACGGCGGCGACGAGCACCAGGAACGCCACATAGAACTGGCCCTGCACCGACATCGACCAGATGTGCTGCAACGGGCTGACCGACTCGCCGGCGCGCAGGTAGTCCGCCGCCGAGTTGGCCAGTTCCCAGTTCTGGTAGTAGCCGAGGCTGGCGAGGCTCTGGTCGGCGAACGCTTCCCAGCGGGTCTGCGGCTGGATCAGTACGGTGAGTAGTGCGCACGCGGCCAGCACCACGACCAGCGCGGGCAGCAGCCGGCGGATGAGCCGGACCACCTCGGTCGCCGGGGACAACCTCCCCCCCAGCCCCGCGCGCAACACCTTGCCGCCGAAGAAGAACCCGGACAACGCCAGGAACACGTCAACGCCGCCGGACACCCGGCCGAACCAGATGTGAAATACGGCGACCAGAGCGATCGCGATGCCGCGCAGACCGTCGAGATCGTGCCGGTAGAAACCGGCCGCGCGCGTGCCCATTCCGGCGGATTGCCTGGTGGCAGCCGGGGTCGGAGGCGGTGACGGTGTCGGCATGGTCACCGCTAACTTACCGAAAACCGCCGCCTGCTCCTTTCGGGAGCAAGCGGCGGCTGGGGAGATCCCGCGAACGTTCCGGGCTTTTTACCGCGGAGCGGTGACGGCGGGGGCCGGTTGCGCCGGCATCAGCTGCAGCGGCGGCTGCGGTGTCGGAACCAGGGGAGCCGCCGGCTGGGGGATCACCTGCTGCAGCGGCGGCTGAAGCGCTTGCTGCTGCAATGGTGCCTGCTGCACCGGGGCCTGTTGGCCGGGGACTGTCTGCGCCGGGGCCTGTTGGCCGGGGACCGTCTGGGCCGGGGCTTGCTGGCCGGGGACCGCTTGGGCCGGGGCTTGCTGGCCGGGAATGGTCTGGGCCGGGGCTTGCTGGCCGGGGATGGTCTGGGCCGGCGCCTGCTGGCCGGGCACCGTCTGGGCCGGGGCTTGCGGCGCCGGCTGCACCGGCCCCGTCTGCAACGAGTTGGTCCCCAGGATGCGGACCAGGTACGGCGACATGCCGCTGGCCCGAACGGGCGAGACCTGCACGACGTCACCGACCTCGAGCATCTGACCGTTTCCGAGGTACATCGCGACGCTCTGGGTGCCTTCGGGGCCGTAGAAGATCAAGTCGGCCTTGCGGGCCTGCTGGGGCAGCACCCGCTCGCCGACCCGGTACATCTGGCCCGAGGAACGCGGCAGCTTCAGCCCGGCGCCGGCGTAGGCGTACTGCATGAGGCCCGAGGCGTCGAAACCGACGGTGTTGATGCCCGAACCGGTCCCGCGGGTGGGGCCGGTAACACCGCCGCCGGCCCACGAGAACGGGACGCCGCGCTGCGAGAGTCCGCGCGCGATCACGGTGTCGGCCATCTGTTGGTAGTCATTGCTGCGGGTGTACGGATCAGCGGAGGCTGTCACCGCGACAGTCGCCATCGGCGCCACGAACATCACCAGCCCGATCGCGAAGGCGTAAGCGCGTTTCATTTCGTTCCCTCGTTTCCTGGGGCCGGGTGGCCCCTCTGTGCCTCAGCGCGGTGACCGCGCGCATCCGCGCCGTTCAGTTGCGAAGGGCCGCCTCTTCGGGGCCGAGCGCCGCTGGACTTGATGGCGTGAGCCGTTCGGGTTAGCCCGAGTGAAATCACACCAGTCACTACAGACACTTTGACAACAGAGATAAGTGACCGCCAGAGGGGCGAAACATTATTTGTAGGAACGTGACCGGACGGTGATTGAGAGGCTCAATCCCGTGATGCCAGTTGTGATTTCGGTCTCATAGACGTTGCTGGCGCGTGATGTTGCGCGAGCGTGTCAGCGGCCGAACGTGTTGCTGAAATCCGTCAGGGCCCGGCACACAACCGAGGCCAGGCTGAGCACGCCGACCGCGACGATCGGCCAGAAGGACATGAACCATCCCTTCACCAGCGACACGAACGGGCCGAGCAGCGCGGCGGTCCCGGCCGCGCCGATACCGCCCCACATCAGCGGGTAGATGTAGAAGTTCAACCCGAACGGCACCATGGGGCAGTCGTCACCCTGGCAGACGTTGTCGGTGAAAGAGAACAGCCGCGTCGGCCAGCTGGTCAGCGTGACCGCGGCGATCAGCAACGCCAGCAGCACGAACATTGTGATGACATCCCAGGGCACCAAGCGCAGCCTGATGATTCGCGGTCCCTCGACCTCCTGATCCGCGTCTTGGGACTGATCCGGTGCTGCCATGCCCTGCATGCTTCCCGATGAACGGGTTTTCTGCGACCGCAACCGACTAAGGTCGGCTTTCGTGGCTTCTATGCCAGTGGCCGGACAAGCGGATCCCGGGTTGACGCCCGCGCAGATCAGCGCGATCGATGCCGCTCACCTGTGGCATCCCTACAGCACGATCGGCAGCGAAGCGATACCGCCGGTGGTGGCTGTCGCCGCGCGCGGCGCCTGGCTCACGCTGATCCGCGACGACCACCCGGTCCAGGTGCTGGACGCGATGAGCTCGTGGTGGACCGCCATTCACGGCCACGGACACCCGGTGCTGGATGCGGCGATGACCGCACAGCTCGGCACCATGAACCACGTCATGTTCGGTGGTCTGACGCACGAGCCGGCGGCCTGGCTGGCCCAACTGCTGGTGGAGATCACCCCCGCCGGGCTGGACACCGTGTTCTTCAGCGACTCCGGGTCGGTGTCGGTGGAGGTCGCGGTCAAGATGGCGCTGCAGTACTGGCGCAGCCTGGACCAACCGGCCAAGCATCGCCTGATGACGTGGCGTGGCGGCTACCACGGCGACACCTTCACGCCGATGAGCGTCTGTGACCCCGACGGAGGTATGCACTCGCTGTGGGCCGACGTGCTGGTTCCGCAGGTCTTCGCCCCGCAGGTGCCGCGCGACTACGACCCCGCCTACAGCGCGGCATTCGAGGCTCAACTTGCCGACCACGCCGCCGAACTGGCCGCCGTCATCGTCGAGCCCGTGGTGCAGGGGGCGGGCGGGATGCGCTTCCACGACCCGAGTTACCTCTGCGACCTGGCCGACATCTGCCGTCGTCACCGGGTGCTGCTCATCTTCGATGAGATCGCCACCGGCTTCGGTCGCACCGGTGAGCTGTTCGCCGCCGACCACGCCGGTGTCAGCCCGGACATCATGTGCGTCGGCAAGGCCCTCACCGGCGGGTATCTCAGCCTGGCCGCGACCCTGTGCAGCACGGACATCGCCCACACCATCAGCGGCGGCACCGCCGGCGCCCTGATGCACGGGCCGACGTTCATGGCCAACCCACTGGCGTGCGCGGTGTCGGTGGCCAGCGTCGAGGTGTTGCTGGGCCAGGACTGGCGATCCCGTGTCGCCGAGATCGCGGACGGGCTGACCGACGGACTGGAACCGGCCCGCGCGCTGCCAGGCGTGACGGACGTGCGGGTGTGCGGGGGCATCGGCGTCATCGAATGCGACCGGGCGGTGGATCTGGCGGTGGCGACGCCGGCGGCGCTGGACTGCGGGGTGTGGCTGCGCCCGTTCCGCAATCTCGTGTACGCGATGCCGCCGTATGTCTGCACGTCCGACGAGATCGCTCAGATCACCTCGGCGATGGTCAACGTTGCGCGGCTCGTAGTCTGATCAGCGATGAAGTCAACCGAGACGTCCCC
This genomic stretch from Mycobacterium paragordonae harbors:
- a CDS encoding adenosylmethionine--8-amino-7-oxononanoate transaminase — encoded protein: MPVAGQADPGLTPAQISAIDAAHLWHPYSTIGSEAIPPVVAVAARGAWLTLIRDDHPVQVLDAMSSWWTAIHGHGHPVLDAAMTAQLGTMNHVMFGGLTHEPAAWLAQLLVEITPAGLDTVFFSDSGSVSVEVAVKMALQYWRSLDQPAKHRLMTWRGGYHGDTFTPMSVCDPDGGMHSLWADVLVPQVFAPQVPRDYDPAYSAAFEAQLADHAAELAAVIVEPVVQGAGGMRFHDPSYLCDLADICRRHRVLLIFDEIATGFGRTGELFAADHAGVSPDIMCVGKALTGGYLSLAATLCSTDIAHTISGGTAGALMHGPTFMANPLACAVSVASVEVLLGQDWRSRVAEIADGLTDGLEPARALPGVTDVRVCGGIGVIECDRAVDLAVATPAALDCGVWLRPFRNLVYAMPPYVCTSDEIAQITSAMVNVARLVV
- a CDS encoding acyltransferase family protein — its product is MPTPSPPPTPAATRQSAGMGTRAAGFYRHDLDGLRGIAIALVAVFHIWFGRVSGGVDVFLALSGFFFGGKVLRAGLGGRLSPATEVVRLIRRLLPALVVVLAACALLTVLIQPQTRWEAFADQSLASLGYYQNWELANSAADYLRAGESVSPLQHIWSMSVQGQFYVAFLVLVAAVAYLGRLLGKHVRTAFVVLLSALTVASFGYAIIAHHAYQATAYYNSFARAWELLLGALVGAVIPYIRWPMWLRTVVATVALAAILSCGALINGVQEFPGPWALVPVGAAMLMIMAGANMAADPATRGRMPLPNRVLAVGPLVTLGAMAYSLYLWHWPLLIFWLSYTGHRQANFFEGLGVLLVSGVLAYLTTRHVEDPLRYRATTAPAAPVPWRLRWRRPTIALGSVVALLGVTLTATSFTWREHLVAERAGGKELSGLSAADYPGARALVNHVRVPKLRMRPTVLEVKEDLPASTRDGCISDFVNPTVVNCTYGDNDAPRTIALAGGSHAEHWLPALDLLGRLHHFKVVTYLKMGCALSTEQVPLIMGNNAPYPQCRQWVETTMAKLVTDRPDYVFTTSTRPWNIRSGDVMPATYIGIWQTLSDNNIPILGVRDTPWLVKDGQPFNPADCLAKAGNSESCGVKRSDLLSDHNGTLDFVAQFPLLKPIDLSDAICRPDTCRAVEGNVLIYRDPHHLTPTYMRTLAPELGRQIAAITGWW